The Euwallacea similis isolate ESF13 chromosome 21, ESF131.1, whole genome shotgun sequence genome contains the following window.
attattgtaatcGAGGCCCAGGAAAGCCCGGTTTATTGTTGAATAttgtaagatattttaaaattaaataattttaatagacAAATAAAGTCACAAGACACAAGGTCAAAATTGGGTGCGTCCACTTAATCGCAAGCAACAAGGAAGAAccggtatttttttaaatttcgtggAGCTGGTATAAATAGCGAGGGCCCACTCTTTCAGATTTATAATTTGGCCAAACGTCGAATAATCACAAGCATCACAATGATGTACAAGTTCGTAAGTATCTTTCAATTTTAGGGGGCTTTAGTCTAACATGCCCTAAATTCACAGGTAGTTCTTGCCGTCGCCGTGGCTTGCGCCTCAGCTGGTTTAGTCGCCCACGCCCCAAGCGAAGTCTACCATAGAAGCGTGGAAGCACAAACCATCGTCGACCCACCCAAGGTTAAAACCGTGTACGAAGTCGCCCCCGTAGTACACGAAGCCCCCGTAGTACATGCAGCCCCCGTAGTACACGCAACCCCCATTGTTCATGCCGAAACCGTGGTCCCAGTAGTGAAAGCTGCCCCAGTAGTGGTTTCCCCTCCTGAAGTCCGCAGAAGTGTCCAGGCTACGTCCATTGTACACCCTTCATCTGTTAAAACTGTACATGCGGCCCCAGTGGTTCACGCTGCACCAGTCGTGGCCGCCCCAGTGGCCTACTCAGCCCCCGTTGCTCATTCAGCTCCTGTTGTGACTGTATCAGCCCCAGTAGTGACCAAATCGGTGCAGACTGCCTCCATTGTTCACGGTTCTGCTCCCATTGTCCACGCTGCCCCCATTGTCCACGCTGCTCCCGTGGTGGCCACCCATGCGGCCTTGCCGCTTGTACATGCTTATTAGGGTCTGTGATtgtattgaataaaaattaagtgttTAAACGTGAAGAATGGAGTTTTATTAGTACGATTTCGGGTCGGGTCTATcgtttttcctaaatttcaaAGCTCAGCGAAAATTCCGCTGGAGGCAACAGACAACTGATTCCACTTTTTCCATCCTTTTGGTTTATGAGcatatcaatttttcatttgaaagtcGGAAAATCGTTGAAAATGTACACAGAGACAGGGGCGCATTAGGCGATAATCTAAATAAATCTCATTTTTCATGAAgatgtgataaaaaaatatgggcAGAACTGATTTGGTCCCGGTAGGAAGGTATGAAGCCAACACGTTTACGTCATGAACTCTGAATGTGTTCAGTGAGGTCAGAACAGGACCGGCCTCACGGAGGGCGAAGTCGGGTGGCGGCCGAGGGCTGCAGACCAGGGAGAGCGACGGACTTTCCTGGTTGGCGGATTTTCTTGGGGGTAGGGGGACGCCGGACTTGCTGAGTCCGGGCCTGTCTAGAAATACGCCTTGTTGGTCAATCTGTATGTTTTCTATGTGTTTACTGGGACAGCTTATGTGGATATGTTTTTTACTGAAACGAACGAATCATTTCACGCATTTACATTACGAAGTTTTTGccaatttcttgaaatattaCAAGTACTAACATAGATGTTTGATTGAATCTTTTTCACAGAACTATTTAGGAATCAAATTTTCACCAACATTCTGCATGTAATGCTCAAGTGCATCCCTGATTCCCGGCAATACCTCCAACGCTACTAAAATACTGCATCAAACGTACAGGCAAATCCGCAAGCAGTCAATCAACCATGAACCACTCACCAGACCTCATCTAAATAGTACAGTTTTCCAATTACGAATGGAATTAtccaataattaaatttctcatcTAACACCTTATCACATTCAACCTGTCACGCTTATTCAACTTGCCCATTGACTCGGCCCGAAACAATTAATAAGAATGGCAGAAAAacaatgtttatatttttacgcTTTTTAAGCCGAGCTTTTTGCATTGGAATCAACGAGGCCTTAAATGAACTGATTAAAACCCAACATCAAGGTAAGTACTACCAAGTCAACCATGCCTTAAGTGCCAATGAGAGGGGGATTGATTTTTCAACTATATAATCCGGGATTAATTTGATCAGAATCATAATCAGCACTTGACAATTAGTTATCTGTTATCTCCTGTGCCTACAcagaaaatattcaacaatgCATAAGTTGGTAAGTTCCTCGAatcgttttttatatttgtttttattttttgtattttcatttatattctcgttaatattttttatattttcattggtattttttacattttcatttatattttttacattttcgcCGGGCACATCTCTTGTTCCAATTCACAAGCAAGCTGCCTTCGCAGAGCCCAACGAATGAATTTAGCCACCTTTCATATCTCCACTCAATTTACCTTAACGTTTATAGCACCAGTCGGTCCCATACACAGAACCAATTTTCTCGCTCTAGTGTGTAAAATTAATAGCGTATTGGATTACCTTTATCAACAAGAATCGATTTTAAAACTTCACGGTCTCGATATGTGCCCTTTGTGTCCCGCTAAACAGTTTCACTAAATTGGCAATGACCTTAATCGCACACTGCTCTTATCACCCTTTCACAAGTTTCCGACATTCCAGCTCGTCTTTTCCGTGCTAATTGCCGTGGCTCTGGCCGCAGTAGTGCCGCCAAAGGCCCCGGCTAAGCCCGAGGATGCCAAAAAGGATTCGTCTGTGAAAGAAGTACCGTTGCACCCTCAACAACGCTCGCAAAAGGAGAACCTTAAAGCTGCGCCGGCAAAGACTGAGGCTGATAAAAAATCTGAAGAGAAGAAGCTGAAGCCAGAAGAGAAGTCTGGTAAGAAGGATGAGAAACTTAGTGCCGCCATGAAGAAGGCTGATGAAAACAGAGGGCGTGAAGCTGCTAAGCCGGAGACCtctgctcgtaaacctaatGCTAAGGCTCTCTCTGAACGCCAGCAAGAGCAGGCCAAGAAGGAGGGCTTGAGGAAGAAACCAGACGCCCAAGCTGACAAACTCAAGTCTAATGAGCGCAAGCAATAGTCCTCATGATGGTTACTTACcaaaatctatttattatatacaatTCGTTATTTATATGCATGCTCTAGTGATAGGTCCAAATTCCTAGCTTTTTTTTACAAAGTAGCACTGTGATTTTTAGTGGTAAGAGCTCATAACCGAAATTATAATTGTGGATGTAAATATATTCAGATCCATTGAAACGCTTGTACAATCATTTACATAAGCACTATTTCTAGTGACCTCTTAAGTCTTAAGATTAATCTGCAATATTTGCATTGAATAATGTGTGTGTGTATCGGTCTATTGGCCGAAGGAACCATTATCCTTGTTCGGTTAATTTCCGCTGGAGGTGTTCTGTCTCAGGCTGGTGGCGACCTGgtaaatcacaattttttaactcaaatgtgaaaataaaGGTTGTCAGGCGCATAAACAATAGCAGCAAAGTCAGGGCCGGCTttagcaagtctggcgccccgggtgaaatttttaatcgtcCTATTCTccccccccaaaaaaaaaaaatcgtcgaCCAGGAAAGCCCGCCGCCCTTTCTGGCCCTCCGCCCTGGGCCGCTGCTCCACCTCTCCCTTCCTTAAAGCCGGCACTGAATAAAGTTAATAACTGAGCAAAATTGGCAATAAAGTATTTAAGTAAATGCGGGGCTTCATAATTATCCAACATCTGCACTGCTAGTTTCGGAGATGTGGAGACACTTTGATTACTATTTCCGCGATCCTGAACGTCTCCTCTAATCTAAAGATGCCTCAAACGCACTAATTATCAGGGCCTCAAGACCTCAATTAAggttttcataattttcttccaAGTCCAATCTCTAATTCTTTCCTTTCTTTTCCTTTACTTTCATTTCTCCTCATTTTTAGGTTCCACTCGGTATTTGATATGCCTTAGGCCCAATAATGATTACATTGGTGAAATATTCCCGAACCCGTGTGTACCCTACATTAATTGGTGCTGCATTGTTCTAAGCGGCACCGGCCTTGTGGGGGCGAGATTGAGCGACGGCCCAGGGCGGCGGACTTCCCTGGCGGTTTTTCTTGAGGGTACGGGGTGGTGATAAAAAATCTCGTCCAGGGCCTCACACCTGCTGAAGCCGACCCTGGTCCTGAGTGCGAGTAGGCTCTATTAACTCATAGTTTCAAATCAGCCACACTTCACCTTGAATCGTTTACCAATAAATCTACATTTAACCATCTTCAGTTAACAGTAAAGTAAaccttaaaaaacatttaaaagatCTTATCGCAATGTGTCTCATTCACAGCAAATGGCGAAACCCTGAGATACGAAGGTTGCGTAAGTCTACGGGTACAACTTATTACTTTGGGTACCTACAGGTTCCGAAAAATTTCTCCTCGGTCTCAGGGCGGGGATTGGCTTaaatcaatataaataaagccagaattttagttttttcattataactCGACAGTTCTTTGATTGTTCTTCTGGGACGACACACAGCTCAAATCATGTACGCTTTGGTAAGTGAATTCGTTTTTTATAAAGATTTAGACGTAGATAGAAAACGTTCACAGACACTCCCAATATATCTCAATGAGGACCTTATTTCGGGTCTAAAAGCCTAAAGAACGCTTGCGAAACATGTATCTTCCTTTCATGTCTAAATTAGCTTTAATTATCGTAACAGAGACACTCCATTTCCTTGGAGCCGTTTAAAGGCCTTCTCTAATGACCTA
Protein-coding sequences here:
- the LOC136415998 gene encoding cuticle protein 38-like, with product MMYKFVVLAVAVACASAGLVAHAPSEVYHRSVEAQTIVDPPKVKTVYEVAPVVHEAPVVHAAPVVHATPIVHAETVVPVVKAAPVVVSPPEVRRSVQATSIVHPSSVKTVHAAPVVHAAPVVAAPVAYSAPVAHSAPVVTVSAPVVTKSVQTASIVHGSAPIVHAAPIVHAAPVVATHAALPLVIIAASLAYASAGLIATPLVAQPTLIGHSPVVHAAPVVPVIKAAPVVPVVHSVPVLKTAPVVAVHSAPVLTKTVHSQSILHPAPVVHAAPVLLHH
- the LOC136415984 gene encoding nucleolar protein 58-like; protein product: MHKLLVFSVLIAVALAAVVPPKAPAKPEDAKKDSSVKEVPLHPQQRSQKENLKAAPAKTEADKKSEEKKLKPEEKSGKKDEKLSAAMKKADENRGREAAKPETSARKPNAKALSERQQEQAKKEGLRKKPDAQADKLKSNERKQ